The following is a genomic window from Rutidosis leptorrhynchoides isolate AG116_Rl617_1_P2 chromosome 8, CSIRO_AGI_Rlap_v1, whole genome shotgun sequence.
TTAGAAATGATCTTAGAAATGCTAAAGGACGTGACAACTCATATTTTGTATCATTCGCCTATATAATTTGCGGTCAGAACTGTTATCTTGTCAATAAAGTGGAGGTTCCAGTGGACTTTGCTCATGCATCTTAAAAGTTCTACTACAAAGTTTGATCTCGATCTATATCACAAATGAAAAGGTATTGGATGTTAAGGATATTATCATTAGCCATTGGGTGATGTTTTTGTCTGGAAAGGAAATAAAGGGTTTAGTCTTACTAATATGCATGTAACACCTCTTAAGTCTTGGAGTTAAAATATATGACGCTAGTAAGTGTTCTTTTTACTCCACACTCACTTTTTGAGAAAGTTAGCTTTTGAGATACTATTGGAGAAGTAAAAGTGGTTGAAACTAAAAAGAATAGAAATAGACATTTTGATTATTTATGCTTAACATCTTTTTAATAAAGGAAAGAAATAGACATGTAGTATCCTTCATTTAAACGACATAAAATTGGGTTTCCACGTGTATTTACAAATGCTAAACAATCTCAAATGGCTTTTTTTGGGTGTGTTTgaatgaaactagctggagcttatggctggagctggagctggtggctggagctggagcttatcaaAAGCTCTACTTTTTTCAAAAAGCTACTTCTAAAAACTTCTTTTTCTAGAGCTTCTTTTTTACATAAGCTCTACTTTTGATTGCATGTCAAACAGAGCTTATGACTtgtagcttattaaaatcataagctcaagttcCCATAAGCTCTCATAAATTCTCATAAGCTCGTCGCCAAACACACCCTAAGCTGGACACTGTAGGAATCTCAAGTTCTTTAGTCTTTCACCTTGTGGTCATTTCTCATTTCTCAAAACTTCAAGAACTTAAATTGGATCTTCCTACGTGAAAGATTTGGCTACGTTTGATAATTTTGTATTGTCTTCACATTATACTGTAGCAACTTTTTTCTATCGAAAAACAAGAATAAAATCACATCATATCTAGAAGATCCGATAGTGTTACAAATATTGATTTAGATCCGATATTGTTTGATGATTAAAAGATCCCACGATCTATTCAACACTTAGATTGAGAACTAGACGCATTTACGACCCGTCCAATGCACAAAAACAAATCCATTGAAACAAGTGTGAAAAATCATTTGAAACTCCCCTAAAATCCGTTGCTACCTAAACTAACGCCCTAACCACTTCGAAAACTCGATAAGAACCCATTGCCGATTGCAAACAAAGTGATCAGCCACTGCAAATAATAACCGAGCGCGAACAAAGAGTCACCCAAGCTACGTCTAACAAAGCCAAAAAGTCGCCATCACAAGAGCTTGTAAAACCATCGAAAACCAAACTCGATATGAAAACCCGACCAAACCCGCCGCACGGGATTGAAACTGGTAAATGGATGCCGGAAAAACATCCTTGAAACCCACAAGAAGCAACCAAAAGGTAGTACCAAAGCATCACGAAAATAAACCCAAAAAATAGGTATCGTCCAAGTGGAAGAGCAACGGCAATTGGCGTAACGTGACGATAGGAGATTAATTACGAAACACTGCCCGATAAAGAGGAAAGGAAAGCTGGTCTAGTTGTACAACTAACAACCTTAAAACGGACCAAACAACCACTGAACCTACAAACAAATCCTTGAAACAAAACAAGCATTAAAATCAATCAAACAACCTTGACAGGCGACAGCCTAGTGAGCCTACCATTGTACATCCACAAGCTACCAATGTCAAACAAACTACCTTGCATAGCCATTAACTTATCTTTGAAACATTGAATTGAACCACCATAATACCATACAGTTTCTAACACATATGAAGTGATGAACACTATGCAAACAATTCACCATGAGCATCTGATATTATATCCAACAGATTTAGCAACCTGACGCATAGGCACAGCCTTTACTACAACTTACATATGCAtttaatattcataaaataaaaaaacaTAAGCTCATAATGTTGATATAGACTTCTCATTTCTATACATTCAAGATTGGAGTCTCATAACTGGTTTATAAGTGAGCATCATATATGCTCAATGTCGAAGCTCGCACTCACCCTTACTTTCTTCTTACTTGCGATTGCTGATGACTTACGGGCCTACAACTCGAAAGCACCCTCGGTAAGCAGCCGTTTACATGCACAATCTCAACCCATCTCCCGCTCTTCGCTTTTAAACCACTACCATTAACTGCTGTAGGTTCAGCCCTCTTGTGGGCCCCCTTCTCACTGGCTTTTTCAGTATTTTCCACATTTTCCTCATCAAGATTATGATTCTCTCTAAGGCTTTCACTGAATAGCTCAGAAAGTCGCTTTTTCTTCTTTATTGGACTTACAGATGGTTGAGATGAGGTCACAGATGGTTGCGATGAGGTCACAGATGGTTGATATGATGTCATAGGAGGTTGCTGGTCATCAACGACAGGTGCACTCTCCTTCATTTGTGGGGTGGCCGAACGAGAATTATGGTGCACAGGTGTATTGCCTCTTGATGGTGTGAAATCTgcaaacatttatatttatattgagTTAATTAAAACACTATACAACAACAATACAAGCATAAACTTATACTATGAATATACACTTGCACACTCTGAAACTTCATTTTTGCAATTTGCATAGGGTTAAAAAAATGGAATGATAAAAAAGGTAAGAACTTGTTAAAACAGTAGAGCATAAATTGGTTAAACACATAGATGGGTCACTATATATTTAAAAGAAAATATGATGTATGTAAAATATATATCTTACCTCCATTGACACTCATAAAATCAGATTCACAATCGGAGTCTAACCATGCTTGGGAATCAAAAAACGCCTCCTCTTTACTACCTGCAAGTATGACATAAAAAACTTACTATAAATGTTTGAACAAACCACAGTGTATTTCAAATACGGAGTAGTTATCAACAACCTTGTATCAATCATTCAATACAATTTACTCAATAACTTCCGTATCAAATCTTAACATGGAGAAAGCTATAtgcaataagaaaaaaaaaaaatacgcaATAAGAAAATATACTTTAGACAGCTTTTAATCCATTTGATCCGTTCCCTTTTAAACATATATTATTCCGTATGATATTATCATACAATACATAACTCGAGTCAACTCTTTGACATTATTGTTAACTAAACCATATTCGAAACTTGCTTATAGACATTTTAGTTAACTAAACCATATTCGAAACTTGCTTATAGATGCGGATACTGCTGTTACTTGTTATTCAACTTTTCTTATTTTCAATAATAAACAAAGACTATGACAGCTTTAttagtttattttattatttatcaaATTACAAGCTAATCAGACCACTAAAAGAGCACATATACATACTCATCATGATCATCAAATATAGAAACTCAATTCATTATTAAAACAATCATCATCAaaaaataatgaattaataaaataataccAGAATCAACAGTAAAAGGTAAGGTATGAGTCAAGTAAAGCAGGCAACCAGTACAAAATCCCTAGAAGAcaaattattaattactattatttattattattaaatcaataaaataaaggttaactattattaaatcaataaaataaaggttaacaAACCCAGCaactaaccataatcacaattcatCACATGTTAATTCCTCATAAAATAACGTAACATACACTCCGTTTGGGAGTGTGTTTTTACATGATTAGGCGTTTCAAACAAAATCCATTTCGATAACCTAAATTATTTGAAATCAGATCaccaatttaaccaaaattataagTTAATTGAAAACAGAACAATCAGATAATTAATCTGAACATAAAATTATATATGTGCAAAAAGTTATAACAAAATCAATATATCATAAAAAAACACACGTAATTATCTAGGTTTTAGAGGTATAAAAAAAAGTACCAAAATCATTTGAATTAGCGGACGAATGAAGAGGAGGCTTAACATCAACATTGCCATAATTAACGACGATCGGAAGTTTTTCCTTAACAGGCGACGGTGGAATCGTCATATCATTATCTGTTTTCCGATCAAACTCAGATGATGATTTGTGAAATTTCGTTGGAGATGATGATTTTTTATTTGAAGAAACACAGGCGCCCATGTTTTCTGTAATTTGTAGTATAATCAAAATCAAACTGTAacgttttaatataatttgtaacCAAATTTCACCtattttctaatatatataaattgaaagtGTGTAAATTGGGGTTGGGCTTTGTTATTGAGAAATTGGAGCAGGATAATGGAAGAGATTAGGAAGGGATTGGGGTTAAATTGATTGATTGGGGAGTGTTTGGTTGTGTAATCGGGCCGCGTTACTTTTCAGTGGTCTTTGTttgaaaagtttttttttttttttttttttttccaaaataaacaactaaaatagtcatttttttttttgtatttaacaAAGGGATATTTTTGTTGTATTTTTTCTGATTAGGATTTTTCTAATGAAAATTTATAGGGTTGTTATTAGTGTGCAAGAAATAGCTGTATACGGAAAGATAAACTTTGACTTTATACTAACGATTACTAAAATTTACAATCGTCTGAAACGCCTTAACGACAGCATTAAGACTATCGTTAAACGATTAATAAAATTTACAAAAGTCTGAAAACGTCTTAACGACAACATTTAAGACTATCGTTAATTATAGTCTTTTGGCATGTCTTTAAAAGTAATATTATGCAAAAGTAGTTATACACTTTGTTAGTTGAACGTAATTATTCTCAGAAAGTGAATGGTTAATCTCAATGTACATATCGAGAATAAAATATGTGTATCcgtatttataagaaaatctttaaAACAATCattagaaaaaaattatatataaaatgttaGTGATATATTGATCATACCTTTTGATATATCTATTAAAAGGTTTGTAGTGTataaattattaatacaaaattttGATGAATTTATATAAACTTAGTGAAGATATCATCGTTCTATTGGAAAACACTAGTTTTTATTTGATTCGAAAAATACATGAAGAGCTGAAAGTTAAGTACGTTGAAAAATATTGCATGTTCATTACGGAAAGGTATGAATATTGTATTAATTTGATTAGTTATTGAATATTGATAACTGAATCAAATTTTTACGAATTTAGAGGTATTGGCATAAAAAGATTATGGTAGAGTCTCGAGGTTTTTTTATAGAAAAAACTTTCATTTACAAAGAACAACGCAAAACAAAAAACAAAGACTAAGAAAAACATGTACAAACAAAGCAAGATGTAACCATGGACCAAAAGAAATGCTAGAAAGTAGCTACAAAACAAATGTGACCACcacacacaatttttttttttttttttttaaagcaaagattattattattaatggaatatCAAATTACAAGACCCTATACACAACTATACAATTATGAAATGGAGATACATTTTGTAGGAATCTAATTAACGAGGGTAGCCGACGAAGACCATAAAAACTAAAGAGGGAATAAGAACTTGAAAAATCAAGccaggagagagagagagaaacaGTGACGATAAGCGCCAACAAAGTTTCCACAAGCTAACCTGATTAATCAGACCCCCGATAGAAGAAATAGAATTCGTAAGCTACTCTTGAGTGGAAAGGGTGTATCAGCCTATACCAACACGGTGTGAAGGATCCGCAACGAAGAAGGAGGGATTGATGAGCCATTGGTGCCACATGATTGATTTCTTTTTACGCAATCTTTTGGATATCCAACTATAACTTTGAGTTTGTATTTCGGAGAGAATCGAGGCGGGAGACCAAACTTTTTTGGAAAATACATTTAAGTTTCTATGTTTCCAGACTGTGTAGCATGTAATCCATTTAGTTGCTTGCCATAGTGAATTCCCAAATTTGTTGAGAGCGAAGGCTTGATTATTGATAATCGCATCATTTAAATTGGAGATTAATGTGTTATCTTGGGCCCACCAATCTAGTACGTGTTTCCATATTAGAGCCGATTTAGGACAAAGTCCGAGAATGTGATCAGTGGATTCTATATCCATTTCGCATAAAGGGCACATGATGGAGTCGAGATCAATGCCTCGTTTGTCTAATTCGAATCTAACCGGTATCTTTTTTTGAAAGGCTcgccatatgaaaatgtagactttTTGAGGCAGGAGTTTGTTGTGGGGAATCGTCGTGCTAAGAGCGTTACCACCAAGCTTTAAGGTGTTTATCAAATGTGCCATAGATTTGGTGGTGTATGTACCCGAGGGGTCGAGAGTGCATTTCCAAGAGtcgggtgtgatgacccggaaatttccgaccaaatttaaactttaatctttatatgtttccgacacgataagcaaattctgtaatgttgaagtctcataaacattgaactgtgttcatacataCAGTTGACCTTTGAattatttatatggattcagtgaacctttgaccacatccgacgattcacgaacaattgtgtgtaaataaatatgtaaactatatatatatatatatataaatgaaatctatatctatttaatattgtaataaatgtatgtatatatatatatatatatatatatatatatatatataattaataaatattaaggatccaataaaattatataattgatagatattataataaatgataatatattaaatttaattacaagttgaatataattgttatattaatgttataatcattacttttattattattatcatttgtaaaatttgatatgaataatttgttatattattattagtattatcaatatcaatagataacatataaatatgaaagttgaaacatatataaattattatattattattattattaatattatttgtattattataagtagtattaattaatataattagtgTTAAAATTGTAATtaccattatttattatcattaatactagtattagtgatgttattatcattattagtatttctattattattattagtattattttaattagtaatattattgttattattttctaTTATCAGTATTTTCTATAACACtttattatttgatattaatgttattaatattatgattaattcctttattattggtatatttatttattagtaatatttataattattagctAATAATTCATATAGAAACAAATTGATTGGAAATCAAAAACAGGAAACTAGTACGAAGCAGTTGTATATCGCTATCTGTTTTCCCTTTTATCTTTTTTATATTTATCTTTCTATCTGCTCCATCTAAAAGGAATATATCTGTACGTTCACTTGCTCCATTTATACAACAATCGATTTCCTTTCAATAtgaagaaaaattatatatatttatttttctcGTAATATATCTGatactgtaatatatatatattttttttctttttttttctctcgTATCCCCTGTTGGTGTTCGTAAAAATCAAGAGCTTGATTTCGATGTATTTTTCAAAAACTAACAATGCTGTTATGCTAGGAATATttcatttaaactatctgcaaatttctaGCCTTCAATTCCTCTTCTTGATTTCTAATTCGtaagtcaaagttttaaattcTAAAAGTCAAACCTTGTTCTATAATCAAATTGAAGTTTTAGAAATTGTTTCAGATTAAATTGTGTATTCAAAACGTTTTTAATTATGATTTTAAACATGTTTCAAATTATAATTATATTGTAAAACATCCTAaaaatcaaaatcattttttttttaaagtggACAGCGACGAACAAAGCAGACCtggtgtttttttttattttttattttaattttttttttgtttaagtaGTGATTTGTATATGTATGTGAAAGTATGGAAGTCATTGTTAAAAtgatctaaattttttttttttttgccgatTAAAATAAAATGAAGAAGAAGGTTAGTAGAGACAGGaagtttaagttatatatatttcggGTTAGTAGTTTATCAGAAAAATGAGATTGGAGGATTGGTTATGTGTGTTTGAGTGAGATCagaaggtctcgggttcgaacccgggtggCGGCGGTTGTTTTTGTTTAAAGCTTATTGGTAGGTAGCCTACTTTTATTCATTATCTttgatattgttgttattattgttattgttattattagcattaatattaatattactaatattattattattaatgttattattactatagataaaattcttattattattattattactagtataagtattatcattattaatatgattatgattattgttattatcatcattattaagaaaacaatacaacctattattataagtagtattatttatattatcattattattatcaatatgattatcattattagaattgttattattgaaaattattattaatacaattatattattaaGAGAATCATTTTTAggaaaactattattttattattattaaaaatatcctttttagaaaaattatcatttttactaaagttattatttttactaaaattaacatttctattaaaattatcactttttaaTAAGATTGTCTTTATTATTaaagctatcattattattattactagcacgattattatcattaatattgttattgttaaaaaccattatcattataaatattaacactttgatgaaatgagaattaatactagtattattattggtattatcaatatcattatttatGAAATTAACAGGTTCATGaaaatagattttttttttaaataaatatattgttTTCAAAGAAATTATAAATGAaagatcattatcattattatcactaatcaTTATCAAAATTAGAACAAATAGATATTCGTATATAAAAATTACATtactataatattagtaatacatatcaccatatttttttttgatactaattaagttataaaagatatcaattgatatataaatacttttttatcatataaaaaccctagtataagtttttatttgtaacctgttataaagaaagataaatattagtatatataaaatatacaaattaaatatattaaataatctataatataacaagcatattattaataatatatatagactcactcgattacaattatacgtgttaatagttatacaaatgatataggttcgtgaattcgaggccaaccctgcattgttcagttttcaatattgtcatatgtatttttactacaaaatagagtactgtgagtttcattaatccctttttaaatgcttttgcaatatatatttttgggactgagaatacatgcgctgcttttgtaaatgctttacgaaatagacacaagtaatcgaaactacattctatggttggattatctaatcgaatatgccatttttattaagtctggtaatctaagaattagggaacatacaccctaattgacgcgaactctaaagatagatctatcgggcccaacaagccccatccaaagtaccggatgctttagtacttcgaaattaatatcatgtccgaaggaggatcccggaatgatggggatattcttatatgcatattgtgaatgtcggttaccaggtgttcaatccatatgaatgattatttttgtctctatgcatggaacgtatgtttatgagaaatggaaatatgaaatcttgtggtctattaaaattatgaagtgattatttatgttaaactaatgaactcaccaaccttttggttgacactttaaagcatgtttattctcaggtatgaaagaaatctttcgctgtgcatttgatcattttaaagatattacttggagtcattcatgacatatttcaaaagacgttgcattcgagtcggttgagtttatcaagatcattattaagtcaattatagttggatatattatgaaatgttatgcatgtctgtcaacttcagatgtaatgaaagattgtcttttcaaaatgaatgcaatgtttgtaaaatgtatcatatagaggtcaagtacctcgcgatgaaatcaactattgtgaatcgtttataatcgatatggacttcgtccagatggattaggacgggtcctttcagttggtatcagagcggtggtcttagcgaaccatgtctgcattagtgtgcctaactgataagtcgttaggatgcattattgagtctggacttcgaccgtgtctgcatatcaaaagttttgcttatcattttgtgtcaaaaattacctgcttatcattcttagaaaatcacttacttatcattcttagtctagacacgttttacggcattgactgcatgaatagtgtatagacaaaattcatatcttagcgtatctgctacttcatatcttagcgtatttgttactgtaattttgcctgacaacttccgcagattccttcgtaacttatgggattttagtattatacatgcatatataaattatgtattgcagggtactaatctacatcctataatctattttttatcgaaaatccttcatctgatcgtacgagatgaatcctgcaaccagttcgagtccctcagatttcgatagctattctgatagttattccgacagctattccgacatagatgttcacctaagctccgaaaacagcgtcaccggcatgaatcaaccaataagccatt
Proteins encoded in this region:
- the LOC139862055 gene encoding uncharacterized protein, translating into MGACVSSNKKSSSPTKFHKSSSEFDRKTDNDMTIPPSPVKEKLPIVVNYGNVDVKPPLHSSANSNDFGSKEEAFFDSQAWLDSDCESDFMSVNGDFTPSRGNTPVHHNSRSATPQMKESAPVVDDQQPPMTSYQPSVTSSQPSVTSSQPSVSPIKKKKRLSELFSESLRENHNLDEENVENTEKASEKGAHKRAEPTAVNGSGLKAKSGRWVEIVHVNGCLPRVLSSCRPVSHQQSQVRRK
- the LOC139863561 gene encoding uncharacterized protein, producing MAHLINTLKLGGNALSTTIPHNKLLPQKVYIFIWRAFQKKIPVRFELDKRGIDLDSIMCPLCEMDIESTDHILGLCPKSALIWKHVLDWWAQDNTLISNLNDAIINNQAFALNKFGNSLWQATKWITCYTVWKHRNLNVFSKKVWSPASILSEIQTQSYSWISKRLRKKKSIMWHQWLINPSFFVADPSHRVGIG